AGCCGTCAGAGTTATAAATTCGATAACGAAAATCCATATCTGGGTGTGAAGGCGGTTCAACCACTAAAAGTTGATCAAAGCCAATTCCCCAGTTTCGGTCGCTCAATCGTTCAATTTGCTGCTTATTAAAAAACACTTTACGAGACACCGCGTCAACAACAACAAAATCATTGCCCAAACCATGCATTTTGGTAAATTTTAACAACACGACGAACTCCTTAGTCTGGTAGAATTTGCTCACCAGCTAACTGATGCTCAATCGTTTCACGGGCACGAATCAAATACGTTTTATCACCGTCAACCATGACTTCCGCAGCTCGGTTACGACTGTTGTAATTTGAGGACATAGTAAAACCATAAGCACCAGCCGAACGAACCGCCAAAAGATCACCCGCCTGAATATCAAGTTCACGATCTTTGCCTAAAAAATCACCTGTTTCACAAATCGGTCCGACTAAATCATAAGCACGTTTACCTTCCGGTGTCGGTAGCAAGGATACTGGCACTATATTCATCCAAGCACCATACAAAGCAGGACGAATAAGATCGTTCATCGCCCCATCAATGATGGCGAAGTTTTTATGCGGATTGCATTTTAAAAACTCAACCTGAGTCAGTAAAACACCTGCATTTGCTGCAATCGAACGACCTGGTTCAAATGCTAACTCCAAATCCATACCTTTTACTTTATCCAGTAAAAGCTTTGCATATTCTGCTGGTTCCGGTGGCACTTCATCACGATAACGAACCCCTAAACCGCCACCTAGATCAAGATGTTTGATTTTAATACCTTTTTCGGACAGCTGATCTACCAAGCCAATCAAACGATCAAACGTATCTAGGAAAGGCTTAAGTTCAGTCAATTGCGAACCTATGTGGCAATCTACTCCCATTACATTCAAATTAGGCAGACTATGGGCAATTTGATAGATACGAACAGCATCCTTAATATCAATACCAAACTTATTTTCTTTCAAGCCAGTTGAAATGTAGGGGTGTGTTTTAGCATCTACATCCGGATTAACCCGTAAGGATACTGGCGCTACTTTGCCCATTTCTTCGGCCACTTGATCTAAGCGATACAATTCTGCTTCAGACTCAACATTGAAACAGTGAATCCCTACTTCCAAAGCACGACGCATCTCGACAGCTTGTTTACCTAAACCGGAAAACATAACCTTTTCAGGATCACCTCCCGCTTTTAGGACTCGCTCTAACTCACCCAAAGAAACAATATCAAATCCTGCGCCTAAACGAGCTAAAACATTTAAAATTGCAATGTTAGAGCACGCTTTTACCGCATAACAAATTCGCGTTGGATGCGATGCAAAAGCATCAGCATAAGCGTTGTAATGACGCTCTAGAGTCGCACGAGAATAAACGTAACAAGGTGTACCGTATTGATTAGCAATATCTGATAAAGCCACATCCTCTGCGTGCAGAGTCTGATTAGAATAATTAAAAAAATCCAAAAGGGAATCCTCAGCTATAAAGGCGATTCTTGTTGTATAACAGCAGCATTATTATCCGGTAAATAAAGTACACCTTTATTCCCGCAAGCCGTCAGAAAAACAGCCAAAACACATACTGAAAACAACTTAAACATCGTCTTATCTCTTCTATTTTTGATTGAGACAGTATACCTTGCAGCCTGTTCGTTTCCCAACCCTAGCGAGTCAATTACATGGATATTCTTTCGTTAGAATTCTTTACCTAGAATAGCAATGTCCACTGGCTTGAATTTGCTATAGTTGCCACAAGCTATATAGGCTTCCACACGACTTGGATTAGAGCATCAACATTTTCAGCAAAACGAAACACTTAAGTGACACTATGAAAAGCAAAATTGCCCCATGGGCGGCTGCACTTTTTTGCGCCATATTCATACATATACTGATTATTGAAGTATCAGAAAACCAACATTGGTTCGATATAACCCCACCTGCGTCCAATTTCGAGTTGTTTTTATT
This genomic stretch from Marinomonas primoryensis harbors:
- the lysA gene encoding diaminopimelate decarboxylase, which encodes MDFFNYSNQTLHAEDVALSDIANQYGTPCYVYSRATLERHYNAYADAFASHPTRICYAVKACSNIAILNVLARLGAGFDIVSLGELERVLKAGGDPEKVMFSGLGKQAVEMRRALEVGIHCFNVESEAELYRLDQVAEEMGKVAPVSLRVNPDVDAKTHPYISTGLKENKFGIDIKDAVRIYQIAHSLPNLNVMGVDCHIGSQLTELKPFLDTFDRLIGLVDQLSEKGIKIKHLDLGGGLGVRYRDEVPPEPAEYAKLLLDKVKGMDLELAFEPGRSIAANAGVLLTQVEFLKCNPHKNFAIIDGAMNDLIRPALYGAWMNIVPVSLLPTPEGKRAYDLVGPICETGDFLGKDRELDIQAGDLLAVRSAGAYGFTMSSNYNSRNRAAEVMVDGDKTYLIRARETIEHQLAGEQILPD
- the lptM gene encoding LPS translocon maturation chaperone LptM, which gives rise to MFKLFSVCVLAVFLTACGNKGVLYLPDNNAAVIQQESPL